One window from the genome of [Clostridium] celerecrescens 18A encodes:
- a CDS encoding TrkH family potassium uptake protein codes for MNVEEKRLKRVRRHVSQTQFIAYGFFCLILTGALLLMLPISSRDGQSEDFLSCLFTATSASCVTGLIVRDTWTQWSLFGQMVIITMIQIGGLGFVTVGVFISIVLRRKIGLKERGLLQESVNTLQIGGVVRLAKGIIKGTFLIEGTGAVLLALRFVPEYGFWRGTFYGIFHAISAFCNAGFDLMGNQKPFNSLVSYYDDWLVNLVIMSLIIIGGIGFIVWEDIYKNKLNFKKYMLHTKMVLVSTTVLVFGGGFLFYLLERNNLLVGMNASGQILTSMFSSVTARTAGFNTTDTASLTDGSKLLTIILMFIGGSPGSTAGGIKTTTIFVLLMCVHSNIKQTYGVNIFGRRLEESVIKRAGAILTINLFLALSASLAIMAIQPLGFSDILFETASAIGTVGMTTGITRDLYSVSKVIIIILMYSGRIGSLSFALAFAQSHRKAHVEQVAETINVG; via the coding sequence ATGAACGTGGAAGAAAAAAGATTAAAGCGTGTCAGACGGCACGTGAGCCAGACACAGTTTATTGCTTATGGATTTTTTTGTCTGATCTTAACAGGAGCGCTGCTTTTGATGCTTCCGATTTCCAGCAGGGATGGTCAGTCTGAAGATTTTTTAAGCTGTCTGTTTACTGCGACCAGCGCTTCCTGCGTGACGGGGCTGATCGTCAGGGATACCTGGACCCAGTGGTCTTTGTTTGGACAGATGGTGATAATTACAATGATACAGATCGGGGGCCTTGGGTTTGTTACGGTGGGCGTGTTTATCTCCATCGTGCTCAGGCGGAAGATAGGCTTAAAAGAGAGAGGGCTTTTGCAGGAAAGCGTTAATACGTTGCAGATCGGCGGAGTTGTAAGGCTGGCCAAAGGGATTATAAAAGGAACCTTTCTCATTGAAGGAACAGGAGCTGTTCTTCTTGCCCTCCGTTTTGTTCCTGAATACGGGTTCTGGAGGGGAACGTTTTATGGCATTTTCCATGCCATATCAGCCTTCTGCAATGCAGGATTTGATTTAATGGGAAATCAGAAGCCCTTTAATTCCTTAGTTTCCTATTACGATGACTGGCTGGTGAATCTGGTCATCATGTCTTTAATCATCATAGGCGGCATCGGTTTTATCGTATGGGAAGATATCTATAAGAATAAGCTTAACTTTAAAAAATATATGCTGCATACCAAAATGGTTTTGGTGAGTACAACAGTTCTGGTTTTTGGAGGAGGATTCCTTTTCTATCTGCTGGAACGGAACAATCTTTTGGTGGGGATGAATGCAAGCGGACAGATTTTAACCTCCATGTTCAGTTCCGTAACAGCCAGAACAGCCGGTTTTAATACCACTGATACAGCATCATTGACCGACGGGAGTAAGCTCCTTACCATAATCCTCATGTTTATCGGAGGAAGCCCAGGATCAACAGCTGGAGGAATTAAGACGACTACAATCTTTGTCCTTCTTATGTGTGTACATTCCAACATCAAGCAGACCTATGGGGTCAATATTTTTGGAAGGCGTCTGGAAGAGAGTGTCATCAAGCGCGCAGGCGCTATTTTGACCATCAACCTGTTTTTGGCTCTTTCTGCTTCCCTGGCAATTATGGCAATTCAGCCTTTGGGATTTTCGGACATACTGTTTGAAACGGCATCAGCCATCGGAACGGTAGGTATGACCACAGGTATCACAAGGGATCTTTACTCTGTATCAAAGGTGATCATTATTATCCTCATGTACAGCGGTAGGATCGGAAGCTTGTCCTTTGCCCTGGCATTTGCTCAAAGTCATCGCAAGGCTCATGTGGAACAAGTAGCAGAAACCATCAATGTGGGTTAA
- a CDS encoding metal ABC transporter ATP-binding protein, with protein MNPLIQCSHVDFGYENQDAVVDVTMDVNPGEYVCIVGENGSGKSTLMKGLLGLLKPTDGVISVSDELKKSGIGYLPQQTAAQRDFPATVREVVISGCLSRRGSLPFYSGKEKKLAVKNMERLGIMGIAGKCYRELSGGQQQRTLIARALCATDKLLIMDEPITGLDPSAIAEFYEIIRRLNREEGVAILMVSHDVANVVKEADKILHLKREVLFYGTTKDYLKSNAGYIYTGGA; from the coding sequence ATGAACCCATTAATACAATGCAGTCATGTGGATTTTGGATATGAGAACCAGGATGCTGTAGTGGATGTGACTATGGACGTTAATCCGGGGGAGTATGTCTGCATCGTGGGAGAGAACGGCTCCGGAAAAAGCACTTTGATGAAGGGACTTTTAGGGCTGTTAAAGCCAACAGACGGCGTCATATCCGTGTCCGATGAATTGAAAAAGAGCGGGATCGGCTATCTGCCTCAGCAGACTGCGGCTCAAAGGGATTTTCCGGCAACGGTCCGTGAGGTGGTCATATCCGGCTGTTTAAGCCGCAGAGGGAGCCTGCCCTTTTATTCCGGAAAGGAAAAAAAGCTTGCAGTTAAAAACATGGAGCGGTTAGGAATTATGGGCATTGCCGGTAAATGCTACCGTGAATTATCAGGAGGCCAGCAGCAGAGAACCCTGATTGCAAGAGCTCTTTGTGCTACGGATAAGCTTCTGATCATGGATGAACCTATTACAGGTCTGGATCCCTCTGCCATTGCGGAATTCTATGAAATCATCCGCAGATTGAACCGTGAGGAAGGGGTTGCCATTCTGATGGTATCCCATGATGTCGCCAATGTTGTAAAAGAGGCGGATAAGATCCTTCATTTGAAACGGGAGGTCCTGTTCTACGGGACGACAAAGGACTATTTAAAAAGCAATGCCGGATATATTTATACAGGAGGTGCGTGA
- a CDS encoding PTS transporter subunit IIC: MEKCGVKEFLKRKNVTITVQTYLIDALGAMAFGLFASLLIGTIFGTLGQQFNLTIFNVIADYAKSATGAALGVAIAYALHAPALVLFSAATVGIAGNALGGPVGALAATVVATELGKIVSKETRLDILVTPGVTIISGVLIAQSVGPGVAGFMNWFGILVKTSTELQPFFMGILVSALIGIALTLPISSAAICIALSLDGLAGGAATAGCCAQMIGFAVLSFRENGVGGLMAQGLGTSMLQMGNIVQNPKVWIAPTLASMITGPIATMVFQLKNIPAGSGMGTCGLVGPIGIYTAMKGGTFMWLGILMVCFLLPAVLTLLFGEILRKIGWIKFGDLTLDLK; the protein is encoded by the coding sequence ATGGAAAAATGCGGCGTAAAAGAGTTCCTGAAAAGGAAAAACGTCACAATTACTGTCCAGACCTATCTCATTGATGCATTAGGTGCTATGGCATTTGGCCTTTTTGCGTCTCTTTTGATCGGAACCATATTCGGTACTCTGGGCCAGCAATTTAATCTCACTATTTTCAACGTGATCGCGGATTACGCGAAAAGCGCTACCGGCGCGGCCCTTGGAGTTGCCATCGCCTATGCCCTCCACGCCCCTGCTTTAGTCCTTTTTTCCGCAGCAACCGTTGGAATAGCCGGCAATGCTCTTGGCGGGCCTGTGGGCGCTCTCGCTGCAACGGTGGTTGCCACGGAACTGGGAAAGATCGTTTCAAAGGAAACGAGGCTGGACATTCTGGTCACCCCCGGAGTGACCATCATCTCCGGAGTTCTCATTGCACAATCCGTGGGACCGGGCGTAGCTGGCTTTATGAACTGGTTTGGCATTCTTGTGAAAACATCTACTGAATTACAGCCATTTTTTATGGGAATCCTGGTATCCGCCCTGATCGGCATCGCCCTCACCCTGCCCATCAGCAGCGCTGCCATCTGTATCGCCTTATCTCTTGACGGCCTGGCAGGGGGAGCTGCCACAGCCGGCTGTTGTGCGCAGATGATCGGCTTTGCCGTCCTTTCCTTCCGGGAAAACGGGGTAGGCGGCCTTATGGCTCAGGGCCTTGGCACCAGCATGCTGCAAATGGGAAACATTGTGCAGAATCCAAAGGTCTGGATCGCCCCCACCCTTGCTTCTATGATAACCGGCCCCATCGCCACCATGGTATTCCAGCTAAAAAACATTCCGGCGGGCTCCGGCATGGGCACCTGCGGGCTGGTAGGTCCCATCGGTATCTATACGGCAATGAAAGGCGGGACCTTTATGTGGCTTGGAATCCTCATGGTCTGCTTCCTCCTGCCTGCCGTTCTCACCCTTTTGTTCGGTGAAATACTTAGAAAAATCGGCTGGATTAAATTTGGAGACCTAACACTTGATTTAAAATAA
- a CDS encoding TIGR03943 family putative permease subunit, with protein MSNTDEMEDDFMPVFLINGFLEAGKTQFLQFTMEQDYFQSDEKTLLIVCEDGETEYDQALLKRTRTAGVFIESIEELNPERLLELELLYNPERVLIEWNGMWNLDELKLPDDWRIYQQITLIDMSTFELYSANMKPLLYSMVRNSEMVICNRCDGIEDLSGYRRTLKAMCPKGEIVFEDSEGEVNEIPEEDLPYDMGADVVSISPEAYGIWYLDCMERRDRYEGKTVEFTAMVLKTPDFPKNYFVPGRMAMTCCEDDMTFLGFVTKAREARELETKQWVRVKAKIAYEFWRDYDGEGPVLYAESVVPAQPIKGFVQF; from the coding sequence ATGAGCAACACAGATGAAATGGAAGACGACTTTATGCCGGTATTCCTCATAAATGGATTTTTGGAAGCTGGAAAAACCCAGTTCCTTCAGTTCACCATGGAGCAGGATTATTTTCAATCTGACGAGAAGACGCTGCTGATTGTTTGTGAAGACGGTGAAACTGAATATGACCAGGCCCTGTTAAAGCGCACCAGGACAGCAGGCGTGTTTATAGAAAGCATAGAAGAACTGAACCCTGAAAGGCTTTTGGAGCTGGAACTGCTTTATAATCCGGAACGGGTTTTGATCGAGTGGAATGGAATGTGGAATCTGGATGAGCTAAAGCTTCCCGATGATTGGAGAATCTATCAGCAGATCACCCTGATCGATATGTCCACATTTGAATTGTATTCTGCCAATATGAAACCTTTGCTGTATTCCATGGTCCGTAATTCAGAGATGGTCATTTGCAACCGCTGCGACGGAATCGAAGATTTATCCGGCTACCGGCGGACTCTAAAGGCCATGTGCCCCAAGGGAGAGATCGTATTTGAAGATTCTGAGGGAGAGGTCAATGAGATCCCGGAGGAAGATCTGCCTTATGATATGGGGGCAGACGTGGTGAGTATTTCACCGGAAGCCTATGGGATCTGGTATCTTGATTGTATGGAAAGACGGGACCGTTATGAAGGAAAGACTGTGGAATTTACCGCTATGGTCTTGAAAACTCCAGATTTCCCGAAAAATTATTTTGTACCAGGACGTATGGCAATGACCTGCTGCGAGGATGATATGACCTTTTTAGGATTTGTCACCAAGGCAAGGGAAGCCAGAGAACTGGAAACGAAACAATGGGTCCGCGTCAAAGCAAAGATTGCATATGAGTTCTGGAGAGATTATGATGGAGAGGGCCCCGTATTATATGCGGAGTCTGTGGTTCCGGCTCAGCCAATTAAGGGATTTGTACAGTTTTAG
- a CDS encoding metal ABC transporter substrate-binding protein — MKMNIKSLKKLLFLCLAIPCAAVALLGCSRNERLSYTGESKLKVVTTLFPYYDFTRQVAGDKVELTMVVPAGMDSHSFEPTPADVQVIREADVLICNGGALEHWLSQVLNAVDSGSMTVVTGMDQVNAVQEELVEGMEEEEHHDDDDGHDGDIEYDEHIWTSPVNAMILVESIRDTLSEKDPENRSYYEERAKSYLEKLKKLDDEFRKVAENKKRDMIVVGDKFPFRYLADEYGLSYRAAFSGCSTDTEPSARTIAYLIDKMRLEQIPVIYYLELSSHRVSEIIAEETGAEPLLLHSCHNVSRREFDSGVTYLDLMAQNVINLKRGLDE; from the coding sequence ATGAAAATGAATATAAAAAGCTTAAAAAAACTCCTGTTTTTATGCCTTGCCATTCCTTGTGCAGCCGTAGCATTATTGGGCTGCAGCAGAAATGAAAGGCTCTCATATACGGGAGAATCTAAGCTCAAGGTTGTGACGACCCTGTTTCCATATTATGACTTTACAAGACAGGTGGCCGGTGATAAGGTGGAACTGACCATGGTGGTTCCGGCAGGAATGGACAGCCACTCCTTTGAGCCAACTCCCGCAGATGTGCAGGTCATCCGGGAGGCAGATGTTTTAATATGCAACGGCGGAGCCTTAGAACACTGGCTTTCCCAGGTTCTCAATGCGGTTGATTCCGGTTCCATGACGGTTGTTACGGGAATGGATCAGGTGAATGCAGTACAGGAAGAACTGGTGGAAGGGATGGAAGAGGAAGAACACCACGATGACGATGACGGCCATGACGGCGATATAGAATATGATGAGCATATTTGGACCTCTCCTGTGAATGCCATGATTCTGGTGGAGTCGATCCGGGATACCCTTTCTGAAAAAGATCCGGAGAACCGGAGTTATTATGAGGAGAGAGCAAAGTCATACCTTGAAAAGCTTAAAAAACTTGACGATGAATTCCGTAAGGTGGCAGAAAATAAAAAGCGGGATATGATCGTTGTAGGAGATAAATTTCCGTTCCGTTATCTGGCGGATGAATACGGACTGTCTTATCGGGCAGCGTTTTCCGGCTGCAGCACGGATACGGAACCAAGCGCCAGAACCATTGCATATCTCATTGACAAAATGCGTTTGGAACAGATTCCGGTGATTTATTACCTGGAGCTTTCCAGTCACCGGGTGTCTGAGATCATTGCAGAGGAGACAGGGGCAGAACCCCTTTTGCTTCATTCCTGCCACAATGTTTCAAGAAGAGAGTTTGACAGCGGTGTCACCTATCTTGACCTTATGGCGCAGAATGTGATTAATTTAAAAAGAGGATTGGATGAATGA
- a CDS encoding polysaccharide deacetylase family protein, whose translation MNRHDFRGRNSGGGRNHTLQVILIVLLGILIVAVLTLCGVAISKRLKYRALPADTSVAEHPSDEGAPDPSAEEATSGQASEEEKLKSLLSQADTLSIEYDYDGAISLLQSDPEFSAKEEVTSAIAGYNTAKEALVRFNPQDVTHVFFHSLIIDTSKAFDGDSKQGGYNQMMTTKSEFLKMMQSMYDKGYVLVKIHDLAYEAKDENGNPKFVYGDIMLPPGKKAFVLSQDDVCYYEYMQGDGFATRMIIGEDGYPTCEMTMADGSVSVGDYDLVPILEGFIQTHPGFSYKGARGILAFTGYNGILGYRTDESYKDTNPNYEADREQAAKVAQALKDHGWELSSHSWGHRNMGQISMNHFKADSDKWKRNVESLTGPTDIILFPFGSDIGSWTPYTNDNERFTYLKSLGFRYFCNVDASKPTWMQMGTDYFRQARRNLDGYRMFYYPDSLTDLFNVPDVFDPARPTPVPPM comes from the coding sequence ATGAACAGACATGACTTTCGTGGACGAAATTCTGGAGGAGGCCGGAACCATACATTACAGGTTATCCTGATCGTTCTTCTTGGAATTTTAATCGTTGCCGTTTTGACTTTGTGCGGAGTTGCGATAAGCAAAAGGTTGAAATACAGGGCATTGCCTGCCGATACTTCCGTTGCAGAACATCCTTCCGATGAAGGAGCTCCGGATCCTTCCGCCGAAGAGGCCACAAGCGGACAAGCCAGTGAAGAAGAAAAATTAAAGTCCCTGCTTTCCCAGGCAGATACCCTTTCTATTGAATACGATTACGATGGGGCAATCAGTCTTCTCCAGTCTGACCCCGAGTTCAGCGCAAAGGAAGAAGTGACCTCTGCCATTGCAGGTTATAATACCGCCAAGGAAGCCCTGGTGCGGTTCAATCCCCAGGATGTGACCCATGTTTTTTTCCATTCTCTTATCATCGACACTTCAAAAGCCTTTGATGGAGATTCCAAGCAGGGGGGCTACAACCAGATGATGACGACCAAATCGGAATTCCTTAAGATGATGCAGTCTATGTATGACAAGGGATATGTTCTTGTGAAGATCCATGATCTTGCATATGAGGCGAAGGATGAGAACGGAAATCCTAAATTTGTATACGGAGATATCATGCTTCCTCCAGGCAAGAAAGCCTTTGTCCTGTCTCAGGATGATGTGTGCTATTACGAATATATGCAAGGCGACGGCTTTGCCACCCGCATGATCATCGGAGAGGATGGATATCCCACCTGCGAGATGACTATGGCTGACGGCAGCGTTTCTGTGGGCGATTATGATCTGGTGCCGATCCTTGAAGGCTTCATACAAACCCATCCAGGCTTTTCCTACAAAGGAGCGCGTGGAATTCTGGCCTTTACCGGCTACAACGGGATCCTGGGATACCGGACAGATGAATCCTACAAGGATACCAATCCCAATTATGAAGCAGACCGGGAGCAGGCTGCAAAGGTAGCTCAGGCGTTAAAGGATCACGGCTGGGAGCTGTCCTCCCACAGCTGGGGCCACCGGAACATGGGACAGATTTCCATGAACCATTTTAAGGCAGACAGCGATAAATGGAAACGTAACGTTGAGTCCTTAACCGGACCCACAGATATTATCCTCTTCCCCTTTGGAAGTGATATCGGTAGCTGGACCCCTTATACTAATGACAATGAACGTTTTACATATTTAAAGTCTCTTGGCTTCCGTTATTTCTGTAACGTAGACGCCAGCAAGCCAACCTGGATGCAGATGGGTACCGACTACTTCCGTCAGGCCAGAAGAAACCTTGACGGATACCGGATGTTTTATTACCCCGATAGTTTAACGGATCTGTTTAATGTTCCTGATGTTTTTGACCCGGCTAGACCGACACCGGTTCCGCCAATGTAA
- a CDS encoding VOC family protein, which yields MKRSMMQAYVTRSDEAVALYQKAFDAALISSYPNSDGTYYHAELDIQGEILAVAERNSEAPCQFSPLMTDFIDKYGIRWCLFV from the coding sequence ATGAAAAGGTCAATGATGCAGGCATATGTTACAAGAAGTGATGAAGCTGTGGCTCTTTATCAAAAGGCTTTTGATGCTGCTCTTATCAGCAGTTATCCAAATAGCGACGGAACATATTATCATGCCGAGCTTGACATTCAGGGAGAAATACTGGCTGTTGCAGAAAGAAACTCAGAAGCGCCATGCCAATTCAGTCCTCTGATGACAGATTTTATTGACAAATACGGCATCAGGTGGTGTTTATTTGTTTAA
- a CDS encoding FeoB-associated Cys-rich membrane protein, translating to MPAWLASNGSTVLVALVLLVLVCISVRQFIKNKGKGGCGHCSGGCSHCSGGCGHCAFGNADDEQKE from the coding sequence ATGCCTGCATGGTTAGCTTCAAATGGTTCGACGGTTTTAGTGGCCCTTGTCCTATTGGTGCTGGTGTGTATTTCAGTCAGACAATTCATAAAAAATAAGGGAAAAGGCGGCTGTGGACATTGCAGTGGGGGCTGCAGCCATTGCAGCGGAGGCTGCGGTCATTGCGCCTTTGGAAATGCAGATGATGAACAGAAGGAATGA
- a CDS encoding CobW family GTP-binding protein has translation MTKIDIISGFLGAGKTTFIKKLLQEAIAGEQVVLIENEFGEIGIDGGFLKDAGVEIREMNSGCICCSLVGDFGKSLEEVLTKYHPDRVIIEPSGVGKLSDVMKAVIDVASEVEVILNSAVTIVDAQKCRMYRKNFGEFFNNQIENAGTIVLSRTDIAPADKVDQALQIIRELNPKASVVTTSCDELSGKQLLEIIEKPDTMAEDLLKEVKEHRHHHEESECGCGGHHHDHEESECGCGGHHHDHEESECGCGGHHHDHGESECGCGGHHHDHEESECGCGGHHHDHEESECGCGGHHHDHEESECGCGGHHHDHHHEHGEDCGCGHDHDHHADEVFNSWGLENVAPMSKEELDKILDELAYGDSYGDVLRAKGMIPGEEKGTWLYFDLVPEQYEIRNGAPEYTGKVCVIGANLKEEELKKSFLR, from the coding sequence ATGACAAAAATTGATATTATATCCGGTTTCCTTGGAGCTGGAAAAACAACTTTTATTAAGAAGCTGCTGCAGGAAGCCATAGCCGGAGAGCAGGTTGTCCTGATTGAAAATGAATTTGGTGAGATCGGTATTGACGGAGGATTTTTAAAGGATGCGGGGGTTGAGATCCGGGAGATGAATTCCGGCTGTATCTGCTGCTCTCTGGTAGGTGATTTTGGTAAATCCCTTGAGGAGGTGCTGACAAAGTACCATCCGGACCGTGTGATTATTGAGCCGTCAGGCGTTGGAAAATTATCTGATGTGATGAAAGCGGTTATTGACGTTGCTTCTGAGGTGGAGGTAATCTTAAACAGTGCGGTCACCATCGTGGATGCACAGAAATGCAGGATGTATAGAAAAAATTTCGGAGAGTTTTTCAATAACCAGATCGAAAATGCAGGAACTATCGTATTAAGCCGTACCGATATTGCTCCTGCCGACAAAGTGGATCAGGCACTCCAGATCATCCGGGAGCTGAATCCAAAGGCGTCTGTAGTGACGACTTCCTGTGATGAATTGAGCGGAAAACAGCTTCTTGAAATTATAGAAAAACCGGATACCATGGCAGAGGATTTGTTGAAAGAGGTGAAAGAGCACCGTCATCATCATGAGGAGTCAGAATGCGGCTGCGGAGGCCACCATCATGACCATGAGGAGTCAGAATGCGGCTGCGGAGGCCATCATCATGACCATGAGGAGTCAGAATGCGGCTGCGGAGGCCACCATCATGACCACGGGGAGTCAGAATGCGGCTGCGGAGGCCACCATCATGACCATGAGGAGTCAGAATGCGGCTGCGGAGGCCACCATCATGACCATGAGGAGTCAGAATGCGGCTGCGGAGGCCACCATCATGACCATGAGGAGTCAGAATGCGGTTGCGGAGGTCATCATCATGACCACCACCATGAGCATGGTGAGGATTGCGGCTGCGGCCATGATCATGACCATCATGCAGATGAAGTATTCAACAGCTGGGGCCTTGAAAATGTAGCACCTATGAGCAAAGAAGAGCTGGACAAGATTCTTGATGAACTGGCTTACGGAGATAGTTATGGAGATGTACTTCGTGCCAAAGGAATGATTCCAGGTGAGGAAAAAGGTACATGGCTTTACTTTGATCTGGTGCCGGAGCAATACGAGATCCGAAACGGAGCGCCGGAATATACCGGTAAGGTATGCGTGATCGGAGCGAATTTAAAGGAAGAGGAACTTAAGAAATCCTTTTTAAGATAG
- a CDS encoding metal ABC transporter permease, whose product MGMMSEMLSYPFLVRALAGGILVSLCASLLGVSLVLKRYSMIGDGLSHVSFGALSFAVAFGWSPLKISVPVVVIAAFFLLRIRSNGKMKSDAAIAMISAVALAAGIIVTSMTTGMTTDVSSYMFGSILAMSKEDVRLSVILSFFVLGLFLICYNKIFAVTFDESFARATGVNVSWYNVLIAVLTAVTIVLGMRMMGAMLISSLIIFPSLTSMRVFKSFRGVVISSGILSVVCFVIGMMASYRYSTPAGASVVMVNLAAFLVFSAADYGVRMSRADKKAGQGTAGKEE is encoded by the coding sequence ATGGGAATGATGAGTGAAATGCTGTCCTATCCGTTTTTGGTACGGGCCTTGGCAGGAGGAATCCTGGTTTCTTTATGTGCTTCTCTTTTAGGCGTCAGCCTGGTATTAAAACGGTATTCCATGATTGGTGACGGACTGTCTCATGTCTCCTTTGGAGCCTTGTCCTTTGCAGTGGCTTTTGGCTGGTCCCCGTTAAAGATATCGGTTCCGGTGGTGGTGATTGCTGCTTTTTTCCTGCTGCGCATCAGGTCGAACGGAAAGATGAAAAGTGACGCTGCCATTGCCATGATATCCGCCGTCGCACTGGCGGCGGGCATTATCGTCACCTCTATGACGACCGGAATGACTACGGATGTAAGCAGCTATATGTTTGGAAGCATACTGGCTATGAGCAAGGAGGATGTCCGCTTAAGTGTGATTTTATCCTTTTTTGTGCTGGGGCTGTTTCTGATTTGCTATAACAAAATTTTTGCGGTGACCTTTGACGAAAGCTTTGCAAGGGCAACGGGAGTGAATGTATCCTGGTACAATGTTTTGATTGCGGTACTGACCGCTGTCACCATCGTTCTGGGTATGAGGATGATGGGTGCCATGCTGATCTCCAGCCTCATCATTTTCCCTTCCCTTACCTCTATGCGGGTGTTTAAAAGCTTCCGTGGAGTGGTGATATCTTCCGGAATATTATCAGTCGTTTGTTTTGTGATCGGCATGATGGCATCGTACCGTTATTCTACCCCGGCGGGAGCCAGCGTGGTGATGGTGAATCTAGCGGCATTTCTGGTTTTCTCAGCTGCAGACTATGGAGTGAGAATGAGCCGGGCCGATAAAAAAGCGGGACAAGGTACCGCAGGAAAAGAGGAATGA
- a CDS encoding potassium channel family protein — MKSVLIIGLGRFGHHLCLNLARLGNDVMIVDQKEECLEDLLPYVTSAKIGDCTNETVLKSLGIANFDLCFVCIGTNFQSSLEITSLVKELGGRRVISKANRDIHAKFLLRNGADEVIYPDRDIAEKLAVRYSTDHVFDYIELTPEYSIYEIPPLPEWVHKSIREADIRNRYHISVLGIKREGRAQLMPPADYVIQAQEHLMVIGKREHIEHILKELK, encoded by the coding sequence ATGAAATCAGTATTAATTATTGGACTTGGCCGGTTTGGCCATCATCTGTGTCTTAATTTGGCGAGGCTCGGAAATGATGTTATGATCGTGGATCAGAAGGAAGAGTGCCTGGAAGACTTACTTCCATATGTAACCAGTGCTAAGATTGGTGACTGTACCAATGAAACGGTATTAAAAAGCTTGGGAATCGCTAATTTCGATCTGTGTTTTGTATGCATCGGAACGAATTTCCAGAGCAGTCTTGAGATCACCAGTCTGGTCAAGGAACTGGGAGGCAGAAGAGTGATCAGTAAGGCAAACCGTGATATTCATGCCAAATTCCTGCTGAGAAACGGAGCGGATGAAGTTATTTATCCAGACCGGGACATTGCAGAAAAGCTGGCTGTCCGTTACAGCACGGATCATGTGTTTGATTATATTGAGCTGACCCCGGAGTACTCGATCTACGAGATTCCTCCTCTTCCGGAATGGGTGCATAAATCCATAAGGGAAGCGGATATCAGAAACAGGTATCACATCAGTGTCCTGGGAATTAAGCGGGAGGGCAGGGCCCAGCTCATGCCGCCGGCGGACTATGTGATCCAGGCTCAGGAGCATTTGATGGTGATTGGCAAAAGAGAGCATATTGAGCATATACTAAAGGAACTAAAGTAG